From one Bos indicus isolate NIAB-ARS_2022 breed Sahiwal x Tharparkar chromosome 16, NIAB-ARS_B.indTharparkar_mat_pri_1.0, whole genome shotgun sequence genomic stretch:
- the CYB5R1 gene encoding NADH-cytochrome b5 reductase 1 isoform X1 — MGLQPSPVLLASLGVGLLTLLGVALGAYLVRRSRRPPVTLLDPNEKYQLRLLDKTTVNHNTKRFRFALPTAHHVLGLPVGKHVYLSARIDGSLVIRPYTPVTSDEDQGYVDLVIKVYLKGVHPKFPEGGKMSQYLDSLKIGDVVEFRGPSGLLTYAGKGKFNIQPNKKAPPEARVARNLGMIAGGTGITPMLQLIRAILKDPEDPTQCFLLFANQTEKDIILREDLEELQARHPGRFKLWFTLDHPPEGWAYSKGFVSVDMIREHLPAPGEDVLLLLCGPPPMVQLACHPSLDKLGYSPKMRFTY; from the exons ATGGGGCTGCAGCCG AGCCCGGTCCTGCTGGCCTCCCTGGGCGTGGGGCTGCTGACGCTGCTCGGCGTGGCTCTGGGCGCCTACCTGGTGCGGAGGTCCCGCCGGCCGCCGGTCACGCTCCTGGACCCCAATGAGAAGTACCAGCTGCGACTGCTAGACAAGACG ACCGTGAACCACAACACCAAGAGGTTCCGCTTTGCCCTGCCGACGGCTCACCACGTTCTGGGGCTGCCTGTGG GCAAACATGTCTACCTCTCTGCCCGGATCGACGGCAGCCTGGTCATCAGGCCGTACACTCCCGTCACCAGCGATGAGGACCAGGGCTACGTGGATCTTGTCATCAAG GTCTATCTGAAGGGTGTGCACCCCAAATTCCCTGAGGGAGGGAAGATGTCTCAGTACCTGGATAGCCTGAAGATTGGGGACGTGGTGGAGTTTCGGGGGCCAAGCGGGCTGCTTACTTATGCCGGAAAAG GGAAGTTTAACATCCAGCCCAACAAAAAGGCTCCACCAGAAGCGCGCGTGGCCAGGAACCTGGGAATGATTGCCGGAGGCACAG GAATCACTCCAATGCTGCAGCTGATCCGGGCCATCCTGAAAGACCCAGAAGATCCCACCCAGTGCTTTCTGCTGTTTGCCAACCAG ACTGAAAAGGACATCATCTTACGAGAGGACTTGGAGGAGCTGCAGGCCCGACACCCCGGCCGCTTTAAGCTCTGGTTCACCCTGGATCACCCCCCAGAAG GTTGGGCCTACAGCAAGGGCTTCGTCTCTGTGGACATGATCCGGGAGCACCTGCCCGCTCCCGGGGAagacgtgctgctgctgctctgcggGCCACCCCCGATGGTGCAGCTGGCCTGCCACCCCAGCCTGGACAAACTGGGCTACTCGCCAAAGATGCGCTTCACCTACTGA
- the CYB5R1 gene encoding NADH-cytochrome b5 reductase 1 isoform X2, with the protein MGLQPSPVLLASLGVGLLTLLGVALGAYLVRRSRRPPVTLLDPNEKYQLRLLDKTTVNHNTKRFRFALPTAHHVLGLPVGKHVYLSARIDGSLVIRPYTPVTSDEDQGYVDLVIKVYLKGVHPKFPEGGKMSQYLDSLKIGDVVEFRGPSGLLTYAGKGKFNIQPNKKAPPEARVARNLGMIAGGTGITPMLQLIRAILKDPEDPTQCFLLFANQTEKDIILREDLEELQARHPGRFKLWFTLDHPPEASECTDTVLPWTLPCCSC; encoded by the exons ATGGGGCTGCAGCCG AGCCCGGTCCTGCTGGCCTCCCTGGGCGTGGGGCTGCTGACGCTGCTCGGCGTGGCTCTGGGCGCCTACCTGGTGCGGAGGTCCCGCCGGCCGCCGGTCACGCTCCTGGACCCCAATGAGAAGTACCAGCTGCGACTGCTAGACAAGACG ACCGTGAACCACAACACCAAGAGGTTCCGCTTTGCCCTGCCGACGGCTCACCACGTTCTGGGGCTGCCTGTGG GCAAACATGTCTACCTCTCTGCCCGGATCGACGGCAGCCTGGTCATCAGGCCGTACACTCCCGTCACCAGCGATGAGGACCAGGGCTACGTGGATCTTGTCATCAAG GTCTATCTGAAGGGTGTGCACCCCAAATTCCCTGAGGGAGGGAAGATGTCTCAGTACCTGGATAGCCTGAAGATTGGGGACGTGGTGGAGTTTCGGGGGCCAAGCGGGCTGCTTACTTATGCCGGAAAAG GGAAGTTTAACATCCAGCCCAACAAAAAGGCTCCACCAGAAGCGCGCGTGGCCAGGAACCTGGGAATGATTGCCGGAGGCACAG GAATCACTCCAATGCTGCAGCTGATCCGGGCCATCCTGAAAGACCCAGAAGATCCCACCCAGTGCTTTCTGCTGTTTGCCAACCAG ACTGAAAAGGACATCATCTTACGAGAGGACTTGGAGGAGCTGCAGGCCCGACACCCCGGCCGCTTTAAGCTCTGGTTCACCCTGGATCACCCCCCAGAAG CCTCCGAGTGCACGGACACAGTGCTCCCCTGGACCCTTCCCTGCTGTTCCTGTTGA